GGTCTCGCAGCAGCGCTTGGTCCACTTCCTGGCCGGGCTCGGGAGCTTTGATGGTGGCCTTGCCGCCGTCGATAGTAATGGCCCCGTCCTTGGGCTCCTGGGCGAGGTTGCGGCGGACGCGGTCCAGCGCGGGGTCCAACCGTGCGTCGTCGATAGCGGGGACCGCATCCACCTCGTGGGTGCGGAAGAAGCCGGCGATGCGGGTGAAGGGGTTCAGGGACTCCTCCCCCGCCGCGTCCACGGTGGCCTGCCAATCGATGCCAAGACCTGCCTTGGCGGGCACGATCTTCGCGCGCTTGCCGCCGGCCTTCACCTCGACGGGCTTGTCCTCCACCCCACCCAGCTCGCGCTGGAGGGTCTCGCGCGCCTCGTCCGGCGCCATGCCGCCGATGGCCACGCCGCCGACAGTGGTGCCGCGGGGCACGGTGCCGCGGTTCATTGCCACGTCAGCCACGTACAGGGCGATAAGCACCGCAAACAGCCCCAGCACCACGCCGAGCGCGATCCTGCCGCCGCGGCCGTTGCTGGAGCGTTGGGAACTCGCCTTTACCGTACTCACCCGCTCTACGCTAGCGCATCCATCAACGCGGATTCCACAGCCCGATGGCTACAGCCCGACGCTGATGAGCTGGCGCTGCACGCGCACCGCGGCCTCGTCGATCCGCTCCATTGGGATCTCGCCAGCCTCCACCGCCGCCACCACCACGTCAATGATGTGCGGCAGGTCCGCGCCGGAGGACCACAGCGCCTGGTCCGCCCCTGCGCCGATCGCCCGCTTCACCGCCTCCGGTGTCGGCGCGTAATCCAGAATGCCTCGCATGCCGGAGAGGTCATCGGTAACCACGGGGCCGTCGTACGGCACGCCGCCCGGGTAGTCGCCCTCGCGCAGGATGCGGTACGCCTCCGGGTTCAGCGAGCTCGGGATACCTACGCCGAAGTCCGCCGGGTTCCACCCCGCGGGCACGAGGCCGGGGACGATCATATGGCCCATCATCACGCTGGCCTGCGGGAAGCGGGACAACAGCGGGCCGTAGGGCAGCATGTCCACCGCTCGCAGCTCCTCAATCGGCGGCGTCACCGCCAACGTGTGGTGCGTGTCGCCCGACGCACGCCCGTGGCCGGGGAAATGCTTGAACGTGGGCGTCACACCCGCATCCACCAGGCCCTGCGAGAACAGCCCCGCCACCCGCGCGACTTCGTGCGGGTCCGACCCCAGCGCCCGGTCCCCCACAATCTCCAACCCAACCAGGTCCAGATCCAGCAGCGGCGCATAATCCACGTTCATGCCGTGCGCACGCAGCGAAACCCCGATGTCGTACCCCGTGCCCTGAATCACCTCGTCCGGCGTGCCGGCAAGCACGCGCGGCGGCATGAACTCCCCCAGCACGTGCGTGTGGCGCTGCACGCGCCCGCCCTCAAAATCAATGGCCACGGTAAACGGGTGGCCGTAACCGCCGTACTCCGCCCGCAGCGCGTTGAGATCCCGCCCCGGCTCATGCAGCAGCGCCGGATCCGCCCAGCTGGGCACAATCAGCCCACCCGCGCCCTGATCCAGCGCCGCCCGCGCCTGGTCATAGTTACTCACCCCGACAACCATCAGGCTGGCCACCTTCGCACGCAGGTCCTGCGGCACGCGCGCTACCGCGGGGTCCACGGGAGCCGGCGGCGGAGACGAGGCTTGTTCCACCACAGGTTCCGGCGTGGGCACAGGGGCTTCCTGCTTTGCGACGCACGAAGTTAACGTCGCCAAGCACAAAGCCCCAGCGAGCAAACCGCGCGCGAAACGTGCCACCGAGCCTCCTGCCTCCTTTGAGTTTTGGGGCGAAACGCCATCCACTGTACGCATGGGATTCTGCGGCGCGCTGGTAGGGTTCTTGCCATGTCACACCGCGTTGAGGTCCCCGTCGCGGCGCCGGCTGCGGGCGGGCGCGCGCTGAGCTCTGTGCTGGCCAGCGTGGTCATGGGCGTTGTGCTGGGCATTGTGGGTGTGCTGGGAATCGCGGCGTTTTCAGGGCAGACCACCGTGCCCACCGGCGGCGCGGTGCCGGCGGATCAGGCCGTGCTTGGCGGGCCGGAGTACGGCTCGCGGCAGTAGGCGAGGCCGTGGGGGCGCGGCGGTTGCACAGCCGGGTGCAAGGCCGGTTTCGGGCTGGCGGCGCGGCGGGTTTGTCGCACGTGGTGGGCTGGCTGTGTATTGCGCTGCTCATGTTTCTGCAGCCGCCGGGGCGCGTGGCGGCCGACACCAAGTTTGACCTGACGGCCGATCCGGTTGGGTTCCTTCGCCGCGCGCTGCATGCCTGGACGGATGAGTTCCCGCTGGGCCAGATGCAGAACCAGGCCTACGGCTACTTCTTTCCGCAGGGCGCGTGGTTCGCGCTGCTGGATGTGCTGGGTGTACCGGATTGGGTGGCGCAGCGGCTCTGGTGGACGCTGCTGGCGGGGCTGGCGTACTCGGGGACGCTGGCGCTGGCCCGGCGCATTGGCGTGCCGGGGGTGGTTGGCCCGGTGCTGGCTGCGGGGTTGTACGCGTTCTCGCCGCGAGTGTTAACCACACTCACGGCCATTTCCTCCGAAGCGTGGCCAGTTGCGCTGGTGCCGTGGACGCTTGTTCCGCTTGTGGGTAAACGCCCCAACGTCGCGGCGGCGATCGTGCCCGTGGCGCTGATGGGCGGCGTGAACGCCGCCGCCACTATCGCGGCGTGCGTGCCGGCGGGGCTGTACCTCCTGTGGCGCAGGGAGGTTCGCCGTGCGGCTGTATTCACTGCTGGGGCGGCGGCCGTGTCGGCGTGGTGGATCGGGCCGCTGTTGGTGCTGGGACGCTACTCGCCTCCGTTCACCGAGTTCATCGAATCCGCCGGCGTGACCACCGCCTGGCTCAACCCCGTTGAAATCCTCCGCGGCACTACCAGCTGGTCCCCGTTCGTGGACGCGGAGCGCGTCGCGGGGTTCCTGCTGGTCGCGGAGCCGACGTTTGTGCTGGCCACCTGCGCCGTCGCCGCGCTGGGCCTCGCAGGACTTGCGCGCGGGGACATGCCGCAGCGCCGC
Above is a genomic segment from Corynebacterium sp. CNCTC7651 containing:
- a CDS encoding glycoside hydrolase family 3 N-terminal domain-containing protein, yielding MARFARGLLAGALCLATLTSCVAKQEAPVPTPEPVVEQASSPPPAPVDPAVARVPQDLRAKVASLMVVGVSNYDQARAALDQGAGGLIVPSWADPALLHEPGRDLNALRAEYGGYGHPFTVAIDFEGGRVQRHTHVLGEFMPPRVLAGTPDEVIQGTGYDIGVSLRAHGMNVDYAPLLDLDLVGLEIVGDRALGSDPHEVARVAGLFSQGLVDAGVTPTFKHFPGHGRASGDTHHTLAVTPPIEELRAVDMLPYGPLLSRFPQASVMMGHMIVPGLVPAGWNPADFGVGIPSSLNPEAYRILREGDYPGGVPYDGPVVTDDLSGMRGILDYAPTPEAVKRAIGAGADQALWSSGADLPHIIDVVVAAVEAGEIPMERIDEAAVRVQRQLISVGL
- a CDS encoding DUF2613 domain-containing protein — protein: MSHRVEVPVAAPAAGGRALSSVLASVVMGVVLGIVGVLGIAAFSGQTTVPTGGAVPADQAVLGGPEYGSRQ